The Corallococcus exiguus genome has a segment encoding these proteins:
- the ogt gene encoding methylated-DNA--[protein]-cysteine S-methyltransferase encodes MPDRPRFFIDSSPTPAGVALLVCDEEGRLRALDWEGYEARMHRLLRLHYGENGCVLEPARDPSGRTSALQAYLRGDLSAIAALPVETGGTPFQREVWRALREIPAGTTTTYGRLAERIGRPKAIRAVGLANGANPISIVVPCHRVVGANASLTGYAGGLERKRWLLDHEQTHA; translated from the coding sequence ATGCCTGACCGTCCGCGCTTCTTCATCGATTCCTCGCCCACTCCCGCCGGCGTGGCGCTCCTCGTCTGTGATGAGGAAGGCCGCCTGCGCGCGCTGGACTGGGAGGGCTACGAGGCCCGTATGCACCGGCTCCTGCGCCTGCACTACGGCGAGAACGGCTGCGTCCTCGAACCCGCGCGCGACCCTTCCGGCCGCACCTCCGCGCTCCAGGCGTACCTGCGCGGAGACCTGAGCGCCATCGCGGCCCTCCCCGTGGAGACCGGCGGCACGCCCTTCCAGCGCGAGGTCTGGCGCGCCCTCCGGGAGATTCCCGCGGGAACGACGACCACCTACGGCCGGCTCGCCGAACGCATCGGACGCCCCAAGGCCATCCGCGCCGTGGGCCTGGCCAATGGCGCAAATCCCATCAGCATCGTCGTCCCGTGCCATCGCGTTGTCGGTGCCAATGCCTCGCTCACTGGTTATGCAGGAGGCCTGGAACGCAAACGCTGGCTGCTCGACCAT